Genomic DNA from Sphingomonas hankookensis:
CTATGGCACGCTGCTGCGGCTCTATTTCTCGGTCGCGCACGATCCGACGCAGGTGAACGGGCAGTACCCCGATTCGGGGCCGAGCTATCGCTCCGCCATCTTCCCGCAAAACCCGTCGCAGGCGCTGACCGCGCGGCGCTACATCGCGCAGCTGACGCGGGCGAAGGCGTTTCCGAAGCCGATCGCGACGAAGGTCGAAACCGGCGCCTTCTATCCCGCCGAGGCCTATCATCAGGATTTCGCCCGGCGGAACCCGTCGCATCCGTACATCATGCGATGGGACCGGCCGAAGGTGGCCGCAGCGAAGGCGGCCTATCCGGGGCTGGTCGGGTAGAAGAATAGGGGTTCGCGCGGAGGCGCGGAGACGCGGAGGAGGTTGCGTTTGCTGCAACCCGATCGCGCAGCGATCTGTTTTCTGAATAGCTGCCACGGGGATGAAGGGTTCCGCTGACGCGGAACGGCAGGAAAGCCGCAACCTCCTCCGCGCCTCCGCGCCTCCGCGCGAACCACTTTTCTACAACAATCCCAACGCC
This window encodes:
- the msrA gene encoding peptide-methionine (S)-S-oxide reductase MsrA, which produces MKFLLPVAIAAIGVGALSIPPATAERAVPIPTVVSDVPPTPGLATAVLAGGCFWGMEAVFERVKGVKSVVSGYAGGTRQTATYDQVSTERTGHAEAIRITYDPRVVSYGTLLRLYFSVAHDPTQVNGQYPDSGPSYRSAIFPQNPSQALTARRYIAQLTRAKAFPKPIATKVETGAFYPAEAYHQDFARRNPSHPYIMRWDRPKVAAAKAAYPGLVG